The genomic stretch ACACTCGGGGACAAGATTGTCCTGTTGCGTGCCGGGCAAGACGCTGAGCGCTTCGGCAGCATCGCGCAGGTCGGTTCACCGTTGGAACTTTATCACCGTCCAGACAGCCGATTCGTCGCCGAGTTCATCGGCAGCCCGAAGATGAACTTTCTATCTGCGTCGGTCATATCCTTGGGGTCCCAAGATGTCACCGTGAAATTGACGAAGTCCAACGACGTAGTGGTGGCGAAGGTCGATGGTTCGCCCCTGGAGGTCGGGCAATCGGTTACGGTCGGAATCCGACCTGAACACATCGAGAATGCCTCGCTTCGCGACACCTCAACGGCCCCTGAACCTCACGGGGAGATGCAAGTTTTGTGGCGCGATGTCGCTCTGGTCGAACGACTCGGTGAGCACAGCTATCTGCACGCCGATGACCCCGGCGGAACGACAATCATTGCAAAGCAGCCAGGCGACGCGAACCACCTGACCGGCGCTCGCGTCGCACTGGCCTTCAGGTCCCATTCTTGCCACATGTTCACCGCCGACGGCCGCGCAGTGCCGAAACTTCAATAGAACGACATCCGGAGACATCGATGAAACGACTGCTTGTGCTCTCAGCCTTGGGTGCGACCCTCTCTTTCGCGAGTGTGGTCGATGCGGGGACTCTCCAGTTGAATATCGCTTTCAAAGGCGCCGACCAGCGCGCGGTATGGGAGCGGCTGATTCAGGGATTCGAAAAGGCCAACCCGGATGTGACGGCGAAAGTCGCATTCGTCGAGGAAGAGACGTACAAGGTGCAGCTTCCCGGTTGGTTGACATCGGTCGCACCCGACGTGATTAATTGGCATGAAGGCGAGCGCATGGCCTACTACGCACGCCGTGGTTTGCTCGAAGACCAGTCTGCGGATTGGCAAAAGAACGACTGGAACACGCAGTTCGCGTCACTCAAGACTGCGTCCTCGTACGATGGCAAGCAATATGCGATGCCTACGCAGTATTTTGCGTGGGGGCTGTTCTACAGGAAGGATCTGTTCGAGAAAGCTGGTATCAAAGGTGAACCGGCCACGTGGGACGAGTTTCTTGAGGCGTGTCGTAAGCTCAAAGCGGCGGGTATTGCGCCGATTGCAGTGGGTGGGCGCGACTCATGGACGCTGGCAGCGTGGTTTGATTACCTCGACCTCCGCATGAATGGTTACGACTTCCACATGCAACTCATGAACGGTGACATTCAGTACACCGACGCCCGCGTGAAGAAGGTCTATCTGGCGTGGAAAACGCTCATTGATAGTAAATACTTCATCGACAACCCGCTCTCCTACAGTCTCGACTCCGTGCAGCCGCTCTATATTCAAGGCCAGGCAGCGATGATGTTGATGGGCACATTCCTCTCGCCCGGTTTGCCCCCTGCGACGAAGACACAGACAGGCTTTTTCCGGTTTCCGACGGTCGACCCCAAAATTGCCGCTGCAGAGGACGGCTCTGCCGAATGCCTCAATATTCCAAAGAGGGCTGCGAACAAGACTGACGCTCGAAAATTCCTTGCGTTCATAGGCCGACCGAATATCGACGGGGAACTCGCAAAGGGCGTAGGTACGCTGCCGGCCAACAATCAGTCTGCAATGCCTGAAGACCCGATTGCAAAAATCGGCTTCCAGATTCTCTC from Paraburkholderia sp. IMGN_8 encodes the following:
- a CDS encoding ABC transporter substrate-binding protein; its protein translation is MKRLLVLSALGATLSFASVVDAGTLQLNIAFKGADQRAVWERLIQGFEKANPDVTAKVAFVEEETYKVQLPGWLTSVAPDVINWHEGERMAYYARRGLLEDQSADWQKNDWNTQFASLKTASSYDGKQYAMPTQYFAWGLFYRKDLFEKAGIKGEPATWDEFLEACRKLKAAGIAPIAVGGRDSWTLAAWFDYLDLRMNGYDFHMQLMNGDIQYTDARVKKVYLAWKTLIDSKYFIDNPLSYSLDSVQPLYIQGQAAMMLMGTFLSPGLPPATKTQTGFFRFPTVDPKIAAAEDGSAECLNIPKRAANKTDARKFLAFIGRPNIDGELAKGVGTLPANNQSAMPEDPIAKIGFQILSKTTGGVAQFYDRDMTKEMADEGMKGMQRFISDPSKLDEILGQLEKTRKRIYNKS